In the Deinococcus ficus genome, one interval contains:
- a CDS encoding ATP-binding protein: protein MSLTPAELQTYLSALITGNLKLSTMIWGPPGVGKSSIVQQIAQKHGLEFVDVRLSQLAPTDLRGLPVPEADGQGSGVSKWYPPEFLPRGGHGILFLDEVNMAPPTMQGMAQQLILDRRVGSYELPEGWFVWAAGNRKEDRASVFDMPAPLANRFLHLTTRADFDSWRNYALGRGLHEHVIAFLTFRPELLHRLDATQPAWPSPRAWEMASRLHRAGLDTAPAIGEAAGAEFSAFVRLYEQLPDLGLVLEGQGTGLRLPDEPSVRYAAVVGLAARANTADEAYHAFTWLADAGGPEWLQLYVATLVSKFQAIGQLGELAGLIGRDARLADLVQGTLAMTEV from the coding sequence GTGAGCCTGACCCCCGCCGAACTGCAAACGTACCTGAGCGCCCTGATCACCGGGAACCTGAAGCTCTCCACCATGATCTGGGGCCCGCCCGGCGTGGGCAAAAGCAGCATCGTGCAGCAGATCGCGCAGAAGCACGGCCTGGAGTTCGTGGACGTGCGCCTCTCCCAGCTCGCCCCCACCGACCTGCGCGGCCTGCCCGTACCCGAAGCGGACGGGCAGGGCAGCGGCGTGAGCAAGTGGTACCCGCCCGAGTTCCTGCCGCGCGGCGGGCACGGCATCCTGTTCCTGGATGAGGTGAACATGGCCCCACCCACCATGCAGGGCATGGCGCAGCAGCTGATCCTGGACCGCCGGGTCGGCAGTTACGAACTGCCTGAAGGCTGGTTCGTGTGGGCGGCCGGGAACCGCAAGGAGGACCGCGCCAGCGTGTTCGACATGCCCGCGCCGCTGGCCAACCGCTTCCTGCACCTCACTACCCGCGCCGACTTCGACTCCTGGCGCAATTACGCGCTGGGCCGCGGCCTGCACGAGCACGTCATCGCGTTCCTGACCTTCCGCCCGGAACTGCTGCACCGCCTGGACGCCACGCAGCCCGCCTGGCCCAGCCCCCGCGCCTGGGAGATGGCCTCCCGCCTGCACCGCGCCGGCCTGGACACTGCGCCCGCCATCGGAGAGGCCGCCGGCGCGGAATTCAGCGCGTTCGTGCGCCTGTACGAGCAGCTTCCGGATCTGGGCCTGGTGCTGGAAGGCCAGGGCACCGGCCTGCGCCTCCCGGACGAACCCAGCGTCCGCTACGCCGCCGTGGTGGGCCTCGCCGCCCGCGCGAACACCGCCGACGAGGCCTACCACGCCTTCACGTGGCTGGCCGACGCCGGCGGCCCCGAGTGGCTGCAGCTGTACGTCGCCACGCTGGTCAGCAAGTTCCAGGCCATCGGGCAGCTCGGGGAACTCGCCGGGCTGATCGGCCGCGACGCCCGCCTCGCGGACCTCGTGCAGGGCACGCTCGCCATGACCGAGGTCTGA
- a CDS encoding vWA domain-containing protein — protein MKNSVLLAPLTLALALVACTGPQAPQPPAGPTPAKASVNGYVVNADQSVNLNVSALDSQDTVLTSGTISDITVTDAALAQGQLGLQAAPAVTASKCGDITSVSGDFRAGILLDASGSMADNDPEKKRAEAAKLFIERLSGTAAAAVTSFSGYDATSPYTELTVHQDFTTDKGALKAAVDEAAVAGGGTPLWEATQELVQFVSTKTGNRVGVVLTDGAANGTDNLAPAIAAAKAAGMRLFMIGLGSPDDLDTADMQQAAQQTGGTYALANDAAALNTAFGGVFNATQGAGCIKLVVQPAPIAGQILSGKVNFKVNGAALSAPFSVQY, from the coding sequence ATGAAGAATTCCGTCCTGCTCGCGCCCCTGACCCTCGCCCTCGCCCTGGTGGCCTGCACCGGACCCCAGGCCCCCCAGCCGCCCGCCGGGCCCACCCCCGCCAAGGCCAGCGTGAACGGGTACGTGGTAAACGCCGACCAGAGCGTGAACCTGAACGTCAGCGCACTGGACAGCCAGGACACTGTGCTCACCAGCGGCACCATCAGCGACATCACCGTGACGGACGCTGCGCTCGCCCAGGGCCAGCTGGGCCTCCAGGCGGCGCCGGCCGTCACCGCCAGCAAGTGCGGCGACATCACCAGCGTCAGCGGGGACTTCAGGGCCGGCATCCTCCTCGACGCCAGCGGCTCCATGGCCGACAACGACCCGGAGAAGAAACGCGCCGAGGCCGCCAAGCTGTTTATCGAGCGGCTCAGCGGCACAGCCGCCGCTGCTGTCACTTCTTTCAGCGGGTACGATGCCACCAGCCCCTACACGGAACTGACCGTGCACCAGGACTTCACCACCGACAAGGGTGCCCTGAAAGCGGCCGTGGATGAGGCCGCGGTGGCCGGAGGCGGCACGCCTCTGTGGGAAGCCACCCAGGAACTCGTGCAGTTCGTGAGCACCAAGACCGGCAACCGCGTCGGCGTGGTCCTCACGGACGGCGCCGCCAACGGCACGGACAACCTTGCGCCCGCCATTGCCGCCGCGAAGGCCGCCGGGATGCGCCTGTTCATGATCGGCCTGGGCTCACCCGACGACCTGGACACCGCGGACATGCAGCAGGCCGCGCAGCAGACCGGCGGCACGTACGCCCTGGCGAACGACGCGGCCGCCCTGAACACCGCGTTCGGCGGGGTGTTCAACGCGACGCAGGGCGCCGGGTGCATCAAGCTTGTGGTGCAGCCTGCGCCCATCGCCGGGCAGATCCTGAGCGGCAAGGTGAACTTCAAGGTGAACGGCGCGGCGCTCAGCGCGCCCTTCAGCGTCCAGTACTGA
- a CDS encoding DegV family protein produces MSVAVVTDSTSDLSPALCAQYGVTSVPLYVLFDGKMHKDGLEITPEALFTGLKAGKKTPSTSQPSPAEFTEVYARALETADHVLSIHISGQLSGTVGSARLAAQEFGDRVTVVDTRTVSMGLGLRVIRAAQRLQEGKAVPEIVAELDRLAGLGSIRFTVETLEFLKLNGRIGGGAALLGGLLNIKPILIVRDGRVESGGRARGQKKAIQDIVDATRKYIVGHGRCRLAFVRTDGGQANVDELRAGLAGLDFEDMGDHAFGTVIATHAGPGTYGVVMEPLNA; encoded by the coding sequence ATGAGTGTTGCCGTCGTCACGGACTCCACGAGTGACCTGAGTCCCGCCCTTTGCGCCCAGTACGGCGTCACCAGCGTTCCCCTGTACGTCCTGTTCGACGGGAAGATGCACAAGGACGGCCTGGAGATCACCCCCGAGGCCCTCTTCACTGGCCTGAAAGCCGGGAAGAAGACCCCCAGCACCTCGCAGCCCAGCCCGGCGGAATTCACCGAGGTGTACGCCCGCGCGCTGGAAACCGCCGATCACGTGCTGAGCATCCACATCAGCGGGCAGCTGTCCGGCACGGTCGGCAGCGCCCGGCTGGCCGCGCAGGAGTTCGGGGACCGCGTAACGGTGGTGGACACCCGCACGGTCAGCATGGGTCTGGGCCTGCGCGTGATCCGCGCCGCACAGCGCTTGCAGGAAGGCAAGGCCGTGCCGGAAATCGTCGCGGAACTCGATCGCCTGGCTGGGCTGGGCAGCATCCGCTTCACCGTGGAGACGCTGGAATTCCTGAAGCTCAACGGGCGCATCGGGGGCGGCGCGGCGCTGCTGGGCGGCCTGCTGAACATCAAGCCGATCCTGATCGTCCGGGACGGCCGCGTGGAGTCCGGCGGCCGCGCCCGCGGGCAGAAAAAGGCCATTCAGGACATCGTGGACGCCACCCGCAAGTACATCGTGGGTCACGGCCGCTGCCGGCTGGCGTTCGTGCGGACCGACGGCGGGCAGGCGAACGTGGACGAACTGCGCGCCGGGCTGGCCGGCCTGGACTTCGAGGACATGGGCGACCACGCGTTCGGCACGGTGATCGCCACGCACGCCGGCCCCGGCACGTACGGCGTGGTGATGGAACCCCTGAATGCCTGA
- a CDS encoding (Fe-S)-binding protein: protein MLPLTHKILFLIFALVAGGIGLYGFYRLYLRIRRGAAASEWRWNDAPQRIGYALWTSLTQERTFRRRPWISVLHSFIFYGFTYYLLVNVIDGLEGYLHFSISSANPLGAVYNFLADLLSFGVLVGVLGLLYRRIWGRSRRDFRFTEKTLLHPAVERGYIKRDSLIVSSFILFHVGSRILGNAAKMVEEARLHSGQYDWLQPFSTLLGSAAFGNLSEGAIQGLRLFGFWGALGSILAFLAYFPFSKHIHIFMAPVNYALKRPVGSGVIPPMKGLAEAMEQEEPKLGVEKLEDLEWPRLLDAYACIQCNRCQDVCPANATGKALSPAALEINKRMELNVIAAQHTPFTLKPVPFEAGAPTDRPLLEYAINEESVWACTTCGACMQVCPVQDEQMLDIIDIRRHQVMVAGEFPPQLQTAFRGMERASNPWGISRDKRMEWAEGLRVPTIDENPEPDVIYWVGCAASYDPGAQKVARSFVQLLDRAGVNYAVLGKKEACTGDSARRAGNEFLYQQLAAENVETLNTVAPKLIVATCPHCMNAIGNEYRQLGGDYRTIHHTEYLEELVRLGKLPTAELHADVTYHDPCYLGRHNGVYDAPRTLITRMAGEVLKLERERENSFCCGAGGAQFWKEEEEGRERVSDNRFRELQARLDTAAANARAYEAGQPEKVVAVGCPFCKSMMNSTPEKAGRDDIIVKDVAELLLESVERATGTHLTPTGPLPDVSPIHQPEVASAPNALTPMHRTGAHPASGTPVAGETNADFINHQPGSPRGSDGTHPEPQAAHPEEVTARKAWKPKDTVTGDDAAPATGTRKAWKPGAAQPQRDDVVQAPTPEAAPAPEAPARKSWKPRAATDDVQAAPTGTDITETPAVPTDAAPARKAWKPKAGSDDVNPAPVTPPVAEPTPTEGAEASGRKAWKPRAAPAKEGAEELTPTPAASPAEAAASPATAAPGERKKWAPKVAAPAADVIVASPQPEPVEPMAPAPINPEPTEVAPATGERKKWTPKATTTPPQPVEPVEAAPQAEPAPITEHVHLEQVGENLLEEGEQATSEPGVGGRKKWVPKKKD, encoded by the coding sequence GTGCTGCCCCTGACGCATAAAATCCTGTTCCTGATCTTCGCCCTGGTTGCGGGCGGCATCGGCCTGTACGGCTTCTACCGCCTGTACCTGCGCATCCGGCGCGGCGCGGCCGCCAGCGAATGGCGCTGGAATGATGCCCCGCAGCGCATCGGCTACGCCCTGTGGACCAGTCTCACGCAGGAACGCACCTTCCGGCGCCGCCCGTGGATCAGCGTCCTGCACAGCTTCATCTTCTACGGCTTCACGTACTACCTGCTCGTGAACGTCATCGACGGCCTGGAAGGCTACCTGCACTTCAGCATCAGCTCCGCCAACCCCCTCGGGGCCGTGTACAACTTCCTGGCGGACCTGCTCAGCTTCGGCGTGCTGGTGGGTGTGCTGGGCCTGCTGTACCGCAGAATCTGGGGCCGTTCCCGCCGCGACTTCCGCTTCACCGAGAAGACCCTGCTGCATCCCGCCGTGGAACGCGGGTACATCAAGCGCGACAGCCTGATCGTCTCCAGCTTCATCCTGTTCCACGTCGGCAGCCGCATCCTCGGCAACGCCGCCAAGATGGTCGAGGAAGCCCGGCTGCACAGCGGACAGTACGACTGGCTGCAGCCCTTCAGCACCCTGCTGGGCAGCGCCGCCTTCGGCAACCTGAGCGAGGGCGCCATCCAGGGCCTGCGGCTCTTCGGGTTCTGGGGCGCGCTGGGCAGCATCCTGGCATTCCTGGCGTACTTCCCCTTCAGCAAGCACATCCACATCTTCATGGCGCCCGTGAACTACGCCCTGAAACGCCCCGTGGGCAGCGGCGTGATTCCCCCCATGAAGGGCCTCGCCGAGGCGATGGAGCAGGAAGAACCCAAGCTGGGCGTGGAGAAACTGGAGGACCTGGAATGGCCCCGGCTGCTGGACGCCTACGCCTGCATCCAGTGCAACCGCTGCCAGGACGTCTGCCCGGCCAACGCCACCGGCAAGGCCCTGTCGCCCGCCGCGCTGGAAATCAACAAGCGCATGGAACTGAACGTGATCGCCGCTCAGCACACGCCGTTCACGCTGAAACCCGTGCCGTTCGAGGCCGGCGCCCCCACCGACCGCCCCCTGCTGGAATACGCCATCAACGAGGAAAGCGTGTGGGCCTGCACCACCTGCGGCGCGTGCATGCAGGTCTGCCCGGTGCAGGACGAGCAGATGCTCGACATCATCGACATCCGCCGCCACCAGGTGATGGTCGCCGGCGAGTTCCCCCCGCAGCTCCAGACCGCCTTCCGCGGCATGGAACGCGCCAGCAACCCCTGGGGCATCAGCCGCGACAAGCGCATGGAATGGGCCGAGGGCCTGCGGGTCCCCACCATCGACGAGAACCCGGAACCGGACGTCATCTACTGGGTGGGCTGCGCCGCCAGTTACGACCCGGGTGCGCAGAAGGTCGCGCGCAGCTTCGTGCAGCTGCTCGACAGGGCCGGCGTGAACTACGCCGTGCTGGGCAAGAAGGAAGCCTGCACCGGCGACAGCGCCCGCCGCGCCGGGAACGAATTTCTGTACCAGCAGCTCGCCGCGGAGAACGTCGAGACGCTGAACACCGTCGCGCCCAAGCTGATCGTCGCCACCTGCCCGCACTGCATGAACGCCATCGGCAACGAGTACCGGCAGCTCGGCGGTGACTACCGCACCATCCACCACACCGAGTACCTCGAGGAACTCGTGCGGCTCGGGAAACTCCCCACCGCCGAACTGCACGCGGACGTCACGTACCACGACCCCTGCTACCTGGGCCGGCACAACGGCGTGTACGACGCCCCCCGCACGCTGATCACCCGCATGGCCGGCGAGGTTCTGAAGCTGGAACGTGAACGCGAGAACAGCTTCTGCTGCGGCGCCGGCGGCGCCCAGTTCTGGAAGGAGGAGGAAGAAGGCCGCGAACGCGTCAGCGACAACCGCTTCCGGGAACTCCAGGCCCGCCTGGACACCGCCGCCGCGAACGCCCGCGCGTACGAGGCAGGCCAGCCGGAGAAGGTCGTCGCGGTCGGCTGCCCCTTCTGCAAATCCATGATGAACAGCACCCCGGAGAAAGCCGGCCGGGACGACATCATCGTCAAGGACGTCGCCGAACTGCTCCTGGAAAGCGTGGAACGCGCCACCGGCACCCACCTGACCCCCACCGGCCCCCTGCCGGACGTCAGCCCCATCCACCAGCCGGAAGTCGCCAGCGCCCCCAACGCCCTGACACCCATGCACCGCACCGGCGCGCACCCCGCCAGCGGCACGCCCGTCGCCGGCGAGACGAACGCGGACTTCATCAACCACCAGCCCGGCAGCCCCCGCGGCAGCGACGGCACCCACCCCGAACCGCAGGCCGCGCACCCCGAGGAAGTCACGGCGCGCAAAGCCTGGAAGCCCAAAGACACGGTGACCGGCGACGACGCGGCCCCCGCCACCGGCACCCGCAAGGCCTGGAAGCCGGGCGCGGCGCAGCCCCAGCGGGACGACGTGGTGCAGGCCCCCACCCCGGAAGCCGCACCGGCCCCCGAAGCGCCCGCCCGCAAGAGCTGGAAGCCCCGCGCCGCCACCGACGACGTGCAGGCTGCCCCGACCGGAACGGACATCACGGAGACGCCCGCGGTGCCCACGGACGCCGCTCCTGCCCGCAAGGCATGGAAGCCGAAGGCCGGCAGTGATGACGTGAACCCCGCCCCCGTCACGCCTCCCGTGGCCGAGCCCACCCCGACCGAGGGCGCGGAGGCCAGCGGCCGGAAAGCCTGGAAGCCCCGGGCTGCCCCCGCGAAGGAAGGTGCTGAAGAGCTCACACCCACGCCCGCGGCCTCGCCCGCCGAAGCCGCCGCCAGCCCGGCCACCGCAGCCCCCGGGGAACGGAAGAAGTGGGCGCCGAAAGTGGCCGCACCGGCCGCCGACGTGATCGTGGCCTCTCCTCAGCCCGAACCGGTGGAGCCCATGGCGCCCGCCCCGATCAACCCGGAGCCCACAGAAGTGGCCCCCGCCACGGGCGAACGGAAGAAATGGACGCCGAAGGCCACCACGACCCCCCCGCAGCCCGTGGAGCCCGTGGAGGCCGCCCCTCAGGCCGAGCCCGCACCGATCACCGAGCACGTGCACCTGGAACAGGTCGGGGAGAACCTGCTGGAGGAGGGCGAACAGGCCACCAGCGAGCCCGGCGTCGGCGGCCGGAAGAAGTGGGTGCCCAAGAAGAAGGACTGA
- a CDS encoding DUF2201 family putative metallopeptidase produces MTGPSDGTEGPGQLTPTQFQGLISGARLRLRSKSAFFATLLLHAEFVPSREVAAAGTDGERVYVNPEVAASLPRDVLDGLLLHEVLHAALSHPQRRGPREKKRWNKAADLIVNGMVDAAGLPTPPNSRRDEHLEKLSVEEVYTAIEAEGDGDGDEGDDLLDGPPSDAPGKPGKPGGSAQRQWQQAMAQARSVDAMSGGQGHDPLGAHRELQRLAPARLDWRAHLWRFLARTPVDFGGFDRRFVGRGLYLEALDDESITALIAVDTSGSVDDDAVRALVGEVQGVLGAYPHVKAVLYYADTEAYGPYDLRPGDAIPDPVGGGGTDFRPVFALVDEHEPDVILYLTDGYGDFPEQAPRPPTLWVVPPGGLEDEGFPFGEVLRLEE; encoded by the coding sequence GTGACCGGTCCCTCTGACGGCACGGAAGGGCCGGGGCAGCTGACGCCCACGCAGTTCCAGGGCCTGATCAGCGGCGCCCGGCTGCGGCTGCGCAGCAAGTCCGCGTTCTTCGCCACGCTGCTCCTGCACGCCGAGTTCGTGCCGTCCCGCGAGGTCGCGGCCGCCGGCACGGACGGCGAACGCGTGTACGTGAACCCGGAAGTCGCCGCCAGCCTCCCCCGCGACGTGCTGGACGGCCTGCTGCTGCACGAGGTCCTGCACGCCGCCCTGTCGCACCCGCAGCGGCGCGGCCCGCGCGAGAAGAAACGCTGGAACAAGGCCGCCGACCTGATCGTGAACGGCATGGTGGACGCCGCCGGCCTTCCCACGCCCCCCAACTCCCGCCGCGACGAGCACCTGGAAAAACTCAGTGTGGAGGAGGTGTACACCGCCATCGAGGCCGAAGGGGACGGCGACGGGGACGAGGGTGACGACCTGTTGGACGGCCCGCCCAGCGACGCGCCCGGCAAACCGGGCAAACCCGGCGGAAGCGCTCAGCGCCAGTGGCAGCAGGCCATGGCCCAGGCCCGCAGCGTGGACGCCATGAGCGGCGGTCAGGGCCACGACCCCCTCGGCGCACACCGCGAGTTGCAGCGCCTCGCCCCTGCCCGGCTGGACTGGCGCGCGCACCTGTGGCGTTTCCTGGCCCGCACGCCCGTGGACTTCGGCGGTTTCGACCGCCGCTTCGTGGGCCGCGGCCTGTACCTGGAAGCGCTGGACGACGAGTCCATCACCGCCCTGATCGCCGTGGACACCAGCGGCAGCGTGGACGACGACGCCGTGCGCGCCCTGGTCGGCGAGGTCCAGGGCGTGCTCGGCGCATACCCGCACGTGAAGGCCGTGCTGTACTACGCCGACACCGAAGCCTACGGCCCCTACGACCTGCGCCCCGGGGACGCCATTCCCGACCCCGTGGGAGGCGGCGGCACCGACTTCCGCCCCGTCTTCGCGCTCGTGGACGAACACGAACCGGACGTCATCCTCTACCTCACCGACGGGTACGGCGACTTCCCCGAGCAGGCGCCCCGCCCGCCCACCCTGTGGGTCGTGCCACCTGGCGGCCTGGAAGACGAAGGCTTCCCCTTCGGCGAAGTGCTCCGGCTGGAGGAATAA
- a CDS encoding serine hydrolase, whose translation MPERPRARARVALALACLLPGLLTGCRPGPVGTERQVSAPVAAAIRIASTPATSTAGGRPETGASAPATVSARPAGDTVGAPGTLAPDGCLLPAPEVEKAPPPPFPLSGRLGLWVAEVDPATLAVRRAVGTNADSVFPLASTYKQAVLWAVLKEFDAGRLSPTERFDVTRQNQSLGDYPYDGTSVRELSSRMIQFSDNTATDILHRRVGLQRVQALADDLGLCRTRLILPTRDWWVAQAGLSQTFNGTGRWAAARGADRERLAALIDRDAQAYRSDYLQRKLDEYFERRHRLEDDLAALNVSTPYEFATLLTHEYLRPGLSARALAWQQDVLARGYGRTPIDAALKGRVAAFGGKGGNGWRLLTYTGYVRTDDGRHVVYAFMQHGADQTYTMPNTRRAFAWITAGIRRVLGPAPAPLRTARSGSPD comes from the coding sequence ATGCCTGAACGGCCCCGCGCCCGGGCGAGGGTCGCGCTGGCCCTCGCCTGCCTGCTGCCGGGGCTGCTGACGGGCTGCCGCCCCGGCCCGGTCGGCACGGAGCGGCAGGTGAGCGCGCCGGTGGCGGCCGCCATCCGCATCGCCAGCACGCCGGCGACCTCCACTGCGGGTGGCCGGCCCGAGACGGGCGCGTCGGCGCCCGCCACCGTGAGCGCCCGGCCCGCCGGGGACACCGTGGGCGCGCCCGGCACCCTGGCCCCGGACGGCTGCCTGCTGCCCGCCCCCGAAGTGGAGAAGGCCCCGCCGCCGCCCTTCCCGCTCAGCGGCCGGCTGGGCCTGTGGGTGGCGGAGGTGGACCCGGCCACGCTGGCCGTGCGCCGCGCGGTGGGCACCAACGCGGACAGCGTGTTCCCGCTGGCGAGCACGTACAAGCAGGCGGTGCTGTGGGCGGTGCTCAAGGAATTCGACGCCGGGCGCCTCTCGCCCACCGAGCGCTTCGACGTGACCCGCCAGAACCAGAGCCTGGGGGACTACCCGTACGACGGCACCAGCGTGCGCGAGCTGTCCAGCCGCATGATCCAGTTCAGCGACAACACCGCCACCGACATCCTGCACCGCCGCGTGGGCCTGCAACGCGTGCAGGCGCTGGCGGATGACCTGGGCCTGTGCCGCACCCGCCTGATCCTGCCCACCCGGGACTGGTGGGTGGCGCAGGCGGGCCTGTCGCAGACCTTCAACGGCACGGGCCGCTGGGCGGCGGCGCGTGGCGCGGACCGCGAGCGGCTGGCCGCCCTGATCGACCGGGACGCGCAGGCGTACCGCTCGGATTACCTGCAGCGCAAACTCGACGAGTACTTCGAGCGGCGCCACCGCCTGGAGGATGACCTGGCAGCGCTGAACGTGAGCACCCCGTACGAGTTCGCCACGCTGCTCACGCACGAGTACCTGCGTCCGGGCCTGTCCGCGCGGGCCCTGGCCTGGCAGCAGGACGTGCTGGCCCGTGGGTACGGCCGCACGCCCATCGACGCCGCCCTGAAAGGCCGCGTCGCGGCGTTTGGCGGGAAGGGGGGCAACGGCTGGCGGCTCCTGACGTACACCGGGTACGTCCGCACGGACGACGGCCGGCACGTCGTGTACGCCTTCATGCAGCACGGCGCGGACCAGACCTACACGATGCCGAACACCCGGCGG